The DNA region TTTGTGCCAGTAAAAATGCCATTTTTTGTGTTAACTCTATATATGGTTTTACAAATGAAGGAATTTTACTTTCATCAATTGGTAAATTAAGTGCATTTGGATAAGAACTTCCTCTTGCAGATTCAATTGCATTTTGTGCTGCTTGAATTGCAATTTTCTTTTGTGATTCTTTAGTATTTGCACCTAAGTGTGCAGTAACTGTTACATTGTCTAAGTCTAATATAGGATGATCTGTTGCAGGCTCTTTTTTAAATACATCAATACCTGCCATTGCAATTTTTCCAGATTTTAATCCATTTACAAGAGCTTCTTCATTATAAAGACCTCCTCTTGCACAGTTAATTAGGATTACTCCATCTTTCATTTTTGCAATCTCTTTTTCATTGATCATATCAATAGTCTCTGAATTTTTTGGAGTATGTATTGTAATAATATCACAAGCTAAAATATCATCAAAGTTTGTAGTATATTCTATACCTAAATCAGTTGCTTTAGTTGAAGGAATATATGGGTCATATGTTACTACATCCATCTCAAAAGATTTTGCTCTTAATGCAACTCTATGTCCAATGTTACCAAAACCAATAACACCTAATTTTTTCCCAAATAATTCATTTCCGTACCAATCTTCTCTTTTCCAGATTCTATCTTGTTTTAATTGATTATGTGCATAAGGGAATTTTCTCATACAAGATAACATGTGAGCCATTGTAAGTTCAACTGCTGCGATAGTATTTGCTGTAGGAACATTCATAGCAATAATTCCTCTTTTGCTACAACCTTCCATATCAACATTATCATATCCAACACCTGCTCTAACTACAGCTTTTAAATTTACTGCTGCATTTAAAAATTTTTCATCTACATCTGTAGAACTTCTTGTTATTGCTACATCAGCATCTTTTATTATATCTAAAAGTGCAGTTTTATCTATATCAGCGGCATATACGTAATTTACATCCTCTGTATTTTTAAGGATGTTTAGTCCATCCTCATGAATATGGTCGCAAACTACGATTGTATGTTTACTCATTTTTCAAATCCCTCTTATTTTCTTCTATTATAAACTTATTATTTTATTTGATCTTTTAATAAATCACCTAAAGTCATATGAGAATCATCATTTACTGCTTTTAAAACTTCTCTTTCTTGTTGAATCTCTAATCTTTTAACTGATAATCTAACTCTATTTTTCTTAGTATCTATATTTACTACAACTGCTTCAATTTCATCACCAATTTTAATTTCATCAGCTTTTAATGGTCCAAAGTCTTCAGTTCTTACTAAACCATCTAAATTATCTTCTAATTTAATGAATAAACCAAAATCTTTAATATCTTTAATTGGTCCTTTTATAATATCACCAATTTTATGTTCATCTTGGAATTTTTTTGCAGGAGAATCAGTAATTTCTTTAATACTTAAAGAAATGTTTTCTTTTTCTTTATCAATTTTAATAATTTTAACTTCTACTTCATCACCTTTTTTGAAGATAGATTTACATTTTGCATTACCTTCCCAAGAAGCTTCTTCATTATGTAAAAGACCATCAATTTCACCAAGTGTAATAAATGCACCAAAGTCAGTTAAAGTAGCAACTTTTCCTTTTATAATATCACCAACTTTATGTTCTTTTGTAAATTTAGCAAAAGGTTTTTCTTGTAGATTTTTTAAAGATACTCTTAATCTTTTTTTATCAATATCTAATTCAATTACTTCAACATTAACTTCTTCACCTAAAGTTAAAATCTCTTTTGGATTTTTAATATTTTTATTCCAAGTGATTTCTGAAATATGTAATAAACCTTCAATATCATTACCTAAATCAACAAATGCACCATAAGATTCAAAATTAGAAACAGTAACAGTAATAGTATCACCTACTTCTAATTGATCTTTGATCTCTTCCCATGGATTTGGTAAAGCAGCTTTGATTGATAATGATAAGTGTTGTTTTGCTTTATCATAAGATAAAATTGCAACAGTAACTTCATCACCTTCTTCATAATAATTAGCTGGATTAACTGGACCTTTATATGAGATTTCATTGTAGTTAACTAAACCATCAATTCCACCTAAATCAACAAACATCCCATAAGAAGTTATTTTTTTGATTGTTCCGTTTACTGGTTCACCAGATTCTAAAATTTCAGCTATTTTAGTATCTTTTTGTGCTTTTGCTTCTTCTATTAATTTTTTTCTTGAGATTATAATAGAGTTTTGGTTTTCATTTACTTTTAAAACTTTTGCTTTAATTTTTTTACCAATTGCTCCATGCACTTTTAAGTAAGATTGTGCCATAGGCATGAAGTATTCACATCCATCTTCATCTTCAACGATGAAACCACCTTTATTCTTAACAGAAACTACTTTTCCCTCAACTGTAACATCTTCTAAATCATCTTTGTGTTGTGCTACAAATGCATCAAATTTCTCTTTTTGTAAAACTTTTCTATAAGAAATTGCAGGTCTTTCACCTCTATTTCCCATTAACATAACAGGGATAGTATCACCTTCTTTGTACTTCAATTCACCATTTACAGTGATTTCAGAGATGTTAAGTTTACCTTCAATTTTTTGACCAACATCAACAAGCGCACTATCATCAGTAATTTCTACAATTACACCATTTACTACAGAGTTATTTTCAGCATTCTCAAAAGACTCATTAAGCATTTGCTCAAAGTCAAAGTCTT from Malaciobacter molluscorum LMG 25693 includes:
- a CDS encoding 30S ribosomal protein S1 codes for the protein MGIDDIEIGEDFDFEQMLNESFENAENNSVVNGVIVEITDDSALVDVGQKIEGKLNISEITVNGELKYKEGDTIPVMLMGNRGERPAISYRKVLQKEKFDAFVAQHKDDLEDVTVEGKVVSVKNKGGFIVEDEDGCEYFMPMAQSYLKVHGAIGKKIKAKVLKVNENQNSIIISRKKLIEEAKAQKDTKIAEILESGEPVNGTIKKITSYGMFVDLGGIDGLVNYNEISYKGPVNPANYYEEGDEVTVAILSYDKAKQHLSLSIKAALPNPWEEIKDQLEVGDTITVTVSNFESYGAFVDLGNDIEGLLHISEITWNKNIKNPKEILTLGEEVNVEVIELDIDKKRLRVSLKNLQEKPFAKFTKEHKVGDIIKGKVATLTDFGAFITLGEIDGLLHNEEASWEGNAKCKSIFKKGDEVEVKIIKIDKEKENISLSIKEITDSPAKKFQDEHKIGDIIKGPIKDIKDFGLFIKLEDNLDGLVRTEDFGPLKADEIKIGDEIEAVVVNIDTKKNRVRLSVKRLEIQQEREVLKAVNDDSHMTLGDLLKDQIK
- the serA gene encoding phosphoglycerate dehydrogenase, translating into MSKHTIVVCDHIHEDGLNILKNTEDVNYVYAADIDKTALLDIIKDADVAITRSSTDVDEKFLNAAVNLKAVVRAGVGYDNVDMEGCSKRGIIAMNVPTANTIAAVELTMAHMLSCMRKFPYAHNQLKQDRIWKREDWYGNELFGKKLGVIGFGNIGHRVALRAKSFEMDVVTYDPYIPSTKATDLGIEYTTNFDDILACDIITIHTPKNSETIDMINEKEIAKMKDGVILINCARGGLYNEEALVNGLKSGKIAMAGIDVFKKEPATDHPILDLDNVTVTAHLGANTKESQKKIAIQAAQNAIESARGSSYPNALNLPIDESKIPSFVKPYIELTQKMAFLLAQSDKSAIRSISISAEGKIAEYLDSLSTFATVGALSVSAGDEVNYVNAQFWAEEKGIKFETSELAHNSGYSNKVMIKITTEKGMNTIAGTVFDEDKQRIININNFAFDIEPKGNMILLRNSDVPGVIGEVGKVLGNEGINIADFRLSRGKDAALAVILVDEKIKNDVLEKLVNLEAAISVSYAEI